Proteins encoded together in one Anoxybacillus flavithermus window:
- a CDS encoding ABC transporter permease, which yields MITALFSSVEAGLLYALMALGVYISFRILDFPDLTVDGSFVTGAAVASVLIVAGVNPFIASLAALGAGFLAGCMTGLLHTKGKINPLLSGILMMIALYSINLRIMGKPNVPLLQQETVMTMVTAQFQRVDAALAMIVPFAPKTWAVIVFGTLLVVIAKVVIDLFLKTEVGLALRAVGDNKKMIASFSGNTDRLTIIGLGLSNALVAFSGALIAQYSGFSDIGMGIGMIVIGLASVIIGEALFGAKTIVRATLAVILGAIVYRIVITLALRVQFLETGDVKLITAFIVILALVVPQMVAARAEKQRKARKRGAAVASTQADYESI from the coding sequence ATGATTACAGCATTGTTTAGTTCTGTAGAAGCAGGATTGTTATATGCGCTTATGGCGCTTGGTGTGTATATATCGTTTCGTATTTTAGATTTTCCCGATTTGACGGTGGACGGAAGCTTTGTGACGGGAGCGGCTGTTGCTTCCGTCCTTATCGTCGCTGGTGTCAATCCGTTTATTGCTTCGCTTGCAGCGCTTGGGGCGGGCTTTCTTGCAGGATGTATGACAGGTCTTTTGCATACGAAAGGAAAAATTAATCCGTTGTTGTCCGGCATTTTAATGATGATCGCTTTATATTCAATCAACTTGCGCATTATGGGGAAACCGAACGTTCCGCTTTTGCAGCAAGAAACTGTGATGACGATGGTGACAGCTCAATTTCAACGAGTGGATGCAGCGCTAGCGATGATCGTTCCGTTCGCTCCGAAAACATGGGCGGTTATCGTTTTTGGAACGTTGTTAGTAGTGATCGCTAAAGTCGTTATTGATTTATTTTTAAAAACGGAAGTCGGGTTAGCATTACGAGCAGTTGGTGACAATAAAAAAATGATTGCTAGTTTTTCAGGCAATACAGACCGTTTAACTATCATCGGGCTTGGCTTGTCAAACGCACTTGTCGCATTCTCAGGGGCGTTGATTGCGCAATATAGCGGATTTAGCGACATTGGCATGGGCATTGGAATGATCGTCATCGGTTTAGCGTCAGTTATTATCGGGGAAGCGCTGTTTGGGGCGAAAACGATTGTACGGGCGACGCTTGCTGTCATTTTAGGGGCGATCGTATATCGCATAGTCATTACGCTGGCGTTACGTGTCCAATTTTTAGAAACAGGTGATGTAAAGCTCATTACCGCCTTCATCGTCATTTTAGCGCTCGTTGTTCCGCAAATGGTCGCAGCGCGTGCGGAAAAACAGCGAAAAGCGAGAAAGCGAGGTGCAGCCGTTGCTTCAACTCAAGCAGATTACGAAAGTATTTAA
- a CDS encoding ABC transporter substrate-binding protein: MKWLKTCGALLLAGSVLAGCSGEKTTKETSGEKEKTYKVGVTQIVEHPSLDAAFNGFKKALEDKGLKVEYDVQIAQGDMNNNQTIANNFVADGVDLIFANSTPSALGALNATKDIPIVFTSVTDPVGAKLVQSMEQPGGNVTGTTDTHPDAIPKTVQFIDQFVDGNRVGMIYNAGEQNSVAQVDAVKKAMEGTDLTIVPVSVSTSAEVKQAAESLVGKVDCFYVITDNTVVSALESVIQVANDQDIPLFVGELDSVKRGGFAAYGFDYYDIGYEAGVMAADILEGKKKPSELPVQYPQKLKLVINKKAAQEMGVEWRSEWDSMAEFIE; this comes from the coding sequence ATGAAGTGGTTGAAAACGTGTGGGGCGTTGTTGCTTGCCGGCAGCGTGCTTGCTGGATGTTCCGGAGAGAAAACGACGAAAGAAACGAGTGGGGAAAAAGAAAAAACGTATAAAGTCGGCGTGACGCAAATTGTTGAACATCCATCGCTTGATGCGGCGTTTAACGGATTTAAAAAGGCGCTTGAAGATAAAGGATTAAAAGTGGAATACGATGTGCAAATTGCGCAAGGAGATATGAACAATAACCAAACGATCGCAAACAACTTTGTGGCAGATGGCGTCGATTTAATCTTCGCGAACTCAACACCGAGTGCGCTTGGTGCATTAAATGCAACGAAAGATATTCCGATCGTCTTTACGTCTGTGACGGATCCGGTTGGCGCGAAGCTTGTACAGTCGATGGAACAGCCGGGCGGAAACGTGACAGGGACGACAGATACACATCCAGACGCCATTCCGAAAACGGTGCAATTTATTGATCAATTTGTTGATGGAAATCGCGTCGGGATGATTTATAACGCTGGTGAACAAAACTCCGTCGCGCAAGTGGATGCGGTGAAAAAAGCGATGGAGGGAACCGATTTAACGATCGTACCTGTGTCGGTGTCGACATCGGCGGAAGTGAAACAAGCAGCGGAATCGTTAGTCGGCAAAGTGGATTGTTTTTATGTTATTACAGACAATACTGTTGTTTCTGCACTTGAATCCGTCATTCAAGTTGCAAACGATCAAGACATCCCGCTTTTTGTTGGGGAGTTAGACTCGGTAAAACGCGGTGGTTTTGCGGCATACGGCTTTGACTACTACGATATCGGTTATGAAGCAGGAGTGATGGCAGCTGACATTTTAGAAGGAAAGAAAAAACCGTCCGAACTTCCAGTGCAATATCCGCAAAAGTTAAAGCTTGTCATTAATAAAAAAGCAGCGCAAGAGATGGGTGTGGAATGGAGAAGCGAATGGGATAGCATGGCGGAATTCATTGAATAA
- a CDS encoding fatty acid--CoA ligase family protein gives MNLVSRLEQIASQKPDKRAYVFETTEATYGELNGAVMKFASGLAKLGVNKGDHVALLLGNSPYFIVSLYGAMRAGATVIPINPIYTADEIHYILTNGDVKVVIALDLVIPTLMKLDGRLPSVEHIIICETPQGKEHGIVLPEKMKSFTTVLATGEVPFFGPELHDDDVAVILYTSGTTGKPKGAMLTHKNLYSNAQDVADYLKINEDDRVIATLPMFHVFCLTVALNAPLTNGGTVLILPKFSPAEVFKVAREQKATVFAGVPTMYNFLYQYPDGKAEDFAHMRLCISGGASMPVALLKNFEKKFQVIVSEGYGLSEASPVTCFNPLDRPRKPGSIGTSIMNVENKIVNELGEEVPVGEVGELIVRGPNVMKGYYKMPEETAHTIRDGWLYTGDLAKMDEEGYFYIVDRKKDMIIVGGYNVYPREVEEVLYSHPDVVEAAVIGVPDPNFGEAVKCYVVSKNKQLTEQQLIAYCSEHLAKYKVPSSIEFLDELPKNTTGKILRRALKEQVVSQSGAQ, from the coding sequence ATGAATTTAGTTTCACGGTTAGAACAAATCGCATCACAAAAGCCGGACAAGCGAGCATACGTGTTTGAAACAACTGAGGCGACGTATGGCGAGTTGAACGGAGCAGTTATGAAGTTTGCGAGCGGTCTAGCAAAGCTCGGGGTAAACAAAGGAGACCATGTGGCGTTGTTATTAGGCAATTCACCGTATTTTATCGTCAGTTTGTACGGTGCGATGCGCGCCGGGGCGACAGTCATTCCAATTAATCCAATTTATACAGCTGATGAAATTCATTACATTTTAACGAACGGCGATGTAAAAGTTGTCATTGCGCTTGATCTAGTCATTCCGACGCTGATGAAGCTTGACGGACGCTTACCGAGCGTCGAGCATATCATTATTTGCGAAACGCCGCAAGGAAAAGAACATGGAATCGTTTTGCCCGAAAAAATGAAATCGTTTACAACGGTGTTAGCGACAGGTGAAGTTCCGTTTTTCGGGCCAGAGCTTCACGATGACGATGTAGCAGTTATTTTATATACATCAGGGACGACTGGAAAGCCGAAAGGAGCGATGTTGACGCATAAAAATCTTTACAGCAACGCTCAAGATGTAGCTGATTACCTAAAAATAAACGAAGATGACCGCGTCATTGCGACGTTGCCGATGTTTCATGTGTTTTGTTTAACGGTTGCGCTTAATGCACCGCTTACGAATGGCGGAACGGTGCTGATTCTTCCGAAATTTAGCCCAGCGGAAGTGTTTAAAGTAGCGCGTGAACAAAAAGCGACGGTGTTTGCAGGCGTACCGACGATGTATAACTTTTTATATCAGTATCCAGACGGAAAAGCGGAAGACTTTGCACATATGCGTCTATGCATTTCAGGCGGTGCGTCAATGCCTGTTGCATTATTGAAAAACTTTGAGAAAAAGTTTCAGGTGATCGTTTCCGAAGGGTATGGACTTTCAGAAGCTTCGCCAGTTACATGTTTTAATCCGCTCGATCGTCCGCGCAAACCAGGCTCGATCGGAACGAGCATTATGAATGTCGAAAATAAAATTGTCAATGAATTAGGAGAAGAAGTACCTGTTGGGGAAGTGGGGGAACTCATCGTACGCGGTCCGAATGTGATGAAAGGATATTATAAAATGCCGGAAGAAACGGCGCATACGATTCGCGACGGTTGGCTATATACAGGCGACTTAGCAAAAATGGATGAGGAAGGATATTTTTATATTGTCGATCGGAAAAAAGATATGATTATCGTCGGTGGGTACAACGTATATCCACGTGAAGTGGAAGAAGTATTGTACAGCCATCCAGATGTTGTTGAAGCGGCTGTCATTGGCGTCCCTGATCCGAATTTTGGTGAAGCGGTGAAATGTTACGTTGTGAGTAAAAATAAACAGTTGACTGAACAACAGCTCATCGCGTATTGCAGCGAGCATTTAGCGAAATATAAAGTACCGAGTTCAATTGAATTTTTAGATGAATTGCCAAAAAATACGACAGGAAAAATTTTAAGACGCGCATTAAAAGAACAAGTCGTCTCCCAAAGCGGTGCACAATAA
- a CDS encoding PolC-type DNA polymerase III yields MNDNIPLSTPIDDIIFTVFDTETTGFDVATTDRLIEIGAVQVKGTTVLENETFHTYVNPNRDIPPVIVELTGITEEKVRHAPIAIEVLQQFFQFVEQKQSACFVGHYIPFDLLVIKHELRREKMKFHKPTFIDTLDLIGFIAPSYDMRDLERYAQAFGTRMYERHSALGDALTTAYLFVELLEQFRMHGYRTWGELLRATDSQMRSLSF; encoded by the coding sequence TTGAACGACAACATCCCGTTATCGACACCGATCGATGATATTATTTTTACCGTATTTGATACAGAAACGACGGGATTTGATGTCGCAACGACCGATCGATTAATTGAAATTGGTGCGGTGCAAGTGAAAGGAACGACGGTGCTTGAAAATGAGACGTTTCATACGTATGTGAATCCAAACCGCGACATTCCGCCTGTCATTGTAGAGTTAACAGGCATTACGGAAGAAAAAGTGCGACATGCCCCCATCGCAATCGAGGTGTTGCAACAATTTTTCCAGTTTGTTGAACAAAAACAAAGCGCCTGTTTTGTCGGCCATTACATTCCATTCGATTTATTGGTCATCAAACATGAATTGCGCCGCGAAAAAATGAAATTTCACAAGCCGACGTTTATTGATACGCTCGATTTAATTGGCTTTATTGCGCCATCATATGATATGCGCGATTTAGAGCGCTATGCACAAGCGTTCGGTACGCGCATGTACGAGCGACATTCCGCCCTTGGCGATGCGCTTACGACCGCGTATTTATTCGTTGAGCTATTAGAACAATTTCGCATGCACGGTTATCGAACATGGGGAGAACTGTTGCGAGCAACAGATAGCCAAATGCGGTCGTTGTCATTTTAA
- a CDS encoding DUF294 nucleotidyltransferase-like domain-containing protein: protein MHPLFSGVSKQEMEKLLAECEQKTFEKDEMILGKNERRKGLVLLLDGVAEVYVEHEGYDEVLEVVQKGGLIGFSSLAHFLGVSKSDGKEELVAVRAAERCEVLVMPFSVLTRLWDDPNVHDYLLTQACVRLKDVYVSLAEQIKQARKFGDSTSFVVPVQDLMVRDVVTLPPTATVQEAAKKMAATHISSIVVTDEQTLCGILTETDLVERVLGQSLPYDTVVEQVMTKDVATISRFAYYYDALAMMIERGVKHLPVVDDGKVEGIVTFSDLMRKKNESIMRTIQQIDYADERTLPKMKTAIYELLATMLRDQVPIAQCLNMITKLYDRLVWRCMALALNEVGEPPCRFAFYLMGSGGRREQFLLTDQDHFLVYESDEYASYFAQLGEAMVRFMEKAGYERCKGKMMASEEAWRGSLEVWRDRLREWMIHATNDNLLLAQNFFSYRFVYGEIELHRAFEQMIREQLNRAKMFFFRLVEVERQHEIPTLDRPIRSLFGLERKTIDMKKEVLFPYHHSVQILGLIYGVVSGTPFERIEKLKDKHALSPSFAKDVQKAAENVLAIYVRYKWNQYKANQQASSVLSFTTMTTREKDELILSLKTLKQLQTQLLSRF from the coding sequence ATGCATCCGTTATTTAGCGGTGTTTCAAAACAAGAGATGGAAAAACTTCTTGCTGAGTGCGAACAAAAAACGTTTGAAAAAGATGAAATGATTTTAGGAAAAAATGAGCGACGTAAAGGTCTTGTCTTGTTGCTTGACGGGGTAGCGGAAGTGTACGTCGAGCATGAAGGATATGATGAAGTGCTTGAAGTTGTGCAAAAAGGGGGATTGATCGGATTTTCAAGCTTAGCCCATTTTTTAGGTGTATCGAAAAGCGATGGAAAAGAAGAGCTCGTTGCGGTACGGGCGGCGGAACGATGTGAAGTGCTTGTCATGCCGTTTTCCGTGTTAACACGGTTATGGGATGATCCGAATGTACACGATTACTTGCTTACACAGGCGTGCGTCCGTTTAAAAGATGTATACGTTTCGCTTGCAGAACAAATAAAGCAGGCGCGTAAATTTGGCGATTCAACATCATTTGTCGTTCCCGTACAAGATTTAATGGTTCGCGATGTCGTCACTTTACCGCCCACCGCAACGGTACAAGAGGCGGCGAAAAAAATGGCGGCGACTCATATTAGTTCGATCGTCGTGACAGACGAACAAACGTTATGTGGAATTTTAACGGAAACGGATCTTGTCGAACGAGTGCTCGGACAGTCTCTTCCGTACGATACGGTTGTTGAACAGGTGATGACAAAAGATGTGGCGACGATTTCGCGCTTTGCGTATTATTACGATGCGCTTGCGATGATGATTGAGCGTGGAGTAAAGCATTTACCTGTTGTTGATGACGGAAAAGTAGAAGGAATTGTGACATTTTCCGATTTAATGCGAAAGAAAAACGAAAGCATCATGCGTACCATTCAACAAATTGATTATGCAGATGAACGGACGTTACCAAAAATGAAAACTGCCATTTACGAGTTATTAGCGACGATGCTACGCGATCAAGTACCAATTGCACAATGTTTAAATATGATTACGAAATTATACGATCGGCTCGTATGGCGTTGTATGGCGTTAGCGCTAAACGAAGTAGGGGAGCCGCCGTGTCGCTTTGCTTTTTATTTAATGGGTTCAGGTGGACGGAGAGAGCAATTTTTATTGACCGATCAGGACCATTTTCTCGTCTATGAAAGCGACGAATATGCTTCGTATTTTGCTCAGCTTGGTGAGGCGATGGTGCGCTTTATGGAGAAGGCTGGATATGAGCGATGCAAAGGAAAAATGATGGCGAGTGAAGAAGCGTGGCGCGGTTCTCTTGAAGTGTGGAGAGACAGGCTGCGCGAGTGGATGATTCATGCGACAAATGACAATTTGTTATTGGCGCAAAACTTTTTTTCATATCGGTTTGTATATGGGGAAATAGAGTTGCATCGCGCGTTTGAACAGATGATTCGCGAACAGTTGAACCGTGCGAAAATGTTTTTCTTCCGCCTTGTCGAAGTGGAAAGGCAGCATGAAATTCCAACGCTTGATCGCCCGATTCGCTCGCTCTTTGGGCTCGAACGGAAAACGATTGATATGAAAAAAGAAGTGCTGTTTCCATATCACCATAGCGTGCAAATTTTAGGACTCATTTACGGGGTTGTGTCTGGCACACCGTTCGAACGGATTGAGAAGCTAAAAGACAAACATGCGTTGTCTCCGTCGTTTGCGAAAGACGTACAAAAAGCTGCCGAAAACGTATTAGCCATTTACGTTCGTTATAAATGGAATCAATATAAAGCAAATCAACAAGCATCATCGGTTTTATCGTTTACGACAATGACAACGCGAGAGAAAGATGAATTGATTTTAAGTTTAAAAACGTTGAAACAACTACAAACGCAGCTATTGTCTCGTTTTTAA
- a CDS encoding MBL fold metallo-hydrolase: MKVTVIGYWGAFPKKNEATSCYLFEHDGFRLLVDCGSGALAQLQNVIDIEQIDAVIISHYHHDHVADIGPLQYARLIKKNLGAHLPELPIYGHSFDRDGFARLAHKGVTKAVAYDPNDELHIGPFTITFMPTEHPAVCYAMRIHAGEKTVVYTADSSYLPEFVPFAKHADVLICECNFYAGQHAKQAGHMTSEEAATIARDAGVKTLLLTHLPHFGNVEQLVDEAKTIFHGDVQLAKTRWTWEG, translated from the coding sequence ATGAAAGTGACAGTGATCGGCTATTGGGGGGCGTTTCCGAAAAAAAATGAAGCAACGTCATGTTATTTGTTTGAACACGACGGTTTTCGCCTGTTAGTCGACTGCGGAAGCGGGGCGTTAGCGCAACTTCAAAACGTCATTGACATTGAGCAAATTGATGCGGTTATCATATCGCATTATCATCACGACCATGTCGCAGATATTGGACCGCTTCAATACGCGCGACTCATTAAGAAAAATTTAGGCGCACATTTGCCTGAGCTTCCTATTTATGGACATTCGTTTGATCGGGATGGATTCGCACGCCTTGCTCATAAAGGAGTGACGAAAGCGGTGGCGTACGATCCGAACGATGAGCTTCATATCGGTCCATTTACGATTACGTTTATGCCGACAGAACATCCAGCTGTTTGTTATGCGATGCGCATTCATGCGGGAGAAAAAACGGTCGTATACACAGCAGATTCTAGTTATTTGCCTGAGTTTGTTCCTTTTGCAAAACATGCGGACGTACTGATTTGCGAATGCAACTTTTATGCCGGGCAACATGCGAAACAAGCCGGGCATATGACGAGCGAGGAAGCGGCAACGATCGCGCGCGACGCTGGCGTTAAAACATTGCTACTAACGCACTTACCTCATTTCGGTAACGTTGAACAACTTGTCGACGAAGCAAAAACGATTTTCCATGGCGATGTGCAATTAGCAAAAACAAGATGGACATGGGAAGGGTAG
- the yhfH gene encoding protein YhfH yields MLEKMSEFYKKLPPKTCCECGEEMEEQHECYGNVCAQCLNVSC; encoded by the coding sequence ATGTTAGAAAAAATGTCTGAATTTTATAAAAAGTTACCACCGAAAACATGTTGCGAGTGCGGCGAAGAAATGGAAGAACAACATGAATGTTACGGAAACGTTTGTGCGCAATGTTTAAACGTTTCTTGTTAA
- a CDS encoding glycoside hydrolase family 13 protein has product MESIPKTKQWWKEAVVYQIYPRSFKDSNGDGIGDLRGIIEKLDYLQELGVDVVWLSPVYKSPNDDNGYDISDYQDIMDEFGTLADWDELLHEMHARGMKLVMDLVVNHTSDEHHWFIESRKSKDNPYRDYYIWRPGKDGKEPNNWQSFFSGSAWQYDEATGEYYLHLFSKKQPDLNWENEKVREEIFNMMTWWLDRGIDGFRMDVINLLSKVEGLPDAPVTNPNDRYQWGGQYFVNGPKLMDYLREMKEKVLSKYDIMTVGETPMVTTDDAIRFTNEQDGVMNMLFQFEHMDVDTKPGSPLGKWDIQPWKLTDLKKIMSKWQVELHGKGWNSLYLENHDQPRSVSRFGDDKTYRVESAKMLATWLHMMQGTPYIYQGQEIGMTNVSFPSIEYYRDVETINLWNDVVVNKGYDPDKILKAIHYRGRDNARTPMQWDATEHAGFTTGTPWINVNPNYRDINVEQALKDENSVFHYYKKLIRLRKEHPIIVYGSYELLLEDDEQIYAYVRKFNDEQLLVITNFSSEQPTFTLPSHITFTEKQLLISNYTVDENESIDTIVLKPYEARVYKLK; this is encoded by the coding sequence ATGGAATCGATTCCAAAAACGAAACAATGGTGGAAAGAAGCAGTTGTATACCAAATTTATCCGCGCAGTTTTAAAGATTCAAATGGGGACGGAATTGGCGATTTGCGCGGCATTATTGAAAAATTAGATTATCTGCAAGAGCTTGGCGTCGATGTCGTTTGGCTGTCGCCTGTTTATAAGTCGCCAAACGACGATAACGGCTACGACATTAGCGACTATCAAGACATTATGGACGAGTTTGGTACGCTCGCTGACTGGGACGAACTGCTTCACGAAATGCATGCCCGCGGGATGAAATTAGTGATGGATTTAGTCGTCAACCATACGTCCGATGAACATCATTGGTTTATTGAATCGCGCAAGTCAAAAGACAATCCGTATCGCGACTATTACATTTGGCGTCCGGGGAAAGATGGGAAAGAGCCGAACAATTGGCAATCGTTTTTCAGCGGTTCTGCTTGGCAATATGATGAAGCGACAGGGGAATATTACTTACACTTATTTTCAAAAAAACAACCAGATTTAAACTGGGAAAACGAAAAGGTGCGCGAAGAAATTTTCAACATGATGACATGGTGGTTAGATCGTGGCATTGACGGATTCCGGATGGATGTTATCAACTTATTATCAAAGGTAGAAGGTTTGCCAGATGCGCCGGTGACAAATCCAAACGATCGTTATCAATGGGGTGGTCAATATTTTGTGAACGGTCCGAAATTAATGGACTATTTGCGTGAAATGAAAGAGAAAGTGTTAAGTAAATATGACATTATGACAGTCGGCGAAACACCAATGGTCACAACAGACGATGCCATTCGGTTTACGAACGAGCAAGATGGCGTAATGAATATGTTGTTTCAATTTGAGCATATGGATGTCGATACAAAGCCGGGAAGTCCACTTGGAAAATGGGACATTCAACCGTGGAAATTAACCGATTTGAAAAAAATTATGAGCAAATGGCAAGTTGAACTGCACGGGAAAGGTTGGAACTCTCTTTATTTAGAAAATCACGATCAACCGCGTTCTGTTTCGCGTTTTGGTGACGACAAAACGTATCGTGTAGAAAGCGCAAAAATGTTAGCGACATGGCTACATATGATGCAAGGAACGCCATACATTTATCAAGGACAAGAAATCGGTATGACGAACGTTTCTTTCCCGTCCATTGAATATTATCGTGACGTGGAAACGATTAACTTATGGAACGATGTTGTAGTAAACAAAGGGTATGATCCAGACAAAATATTAAAGGCGATTCATTACCGCGGTCGCGATAATGCGCGCACACCGATGCAATGGGATGCGACAGAACATGCAGGCTTTACGACAGGCACGCCGTGGATTAATGTAAATCCGAATTATCGCGACATTAACGTCGAACAAGCGTTGAAAGATGAAAACTCGGTGTTTCATTATTACAAAAAGCTCATTCGTCTCCGAAAAGAGCATCCGATTATTGTGTACGGTTCATACGAGTTACTTCTTGAAGATGATGAACAAATTTATGCATACGTGCGCAAGTTCAACGATGAGCAGCTGCTTGTCATCACAAACTTTAGCAGCGAGCAGCCAACGTTTACATTGCCGTCACATATCACGTTTACCGAAAAGCAATTGCTTATTAGCAACTATACGGTCGATGAAAATGAATCGATTGACACGATTGTGCTAAAACCGTATGAAGCACGTGTATATAAGTTAAAGTAA
- a CDS encoding LacI family DNA-binding transcriptional regulator: MATIEDVAKLTGLSRTTVSRVINNHPYVSEEKRKLVLEAMERLGYVPNSSARSLRNQKTSILALFIPRITNPFFSELVEATEMAAAEHGYQLIICQTRYSPEKELNYMNLLKTKQVDGVILASIQNEWKKLKPFLQYGPIVLCNEFDDRANVPTVRLDQVYGGYIATKHLLEQGHTKIAYCSGGYRSNVAKSREIGFKKALAEYKVSFHEQYAFRDAFHIADGNRVFHQMMALSERPTAVFTGSDEVAAGIISEAVKCGYRIPEDLAVVGFDNQAITELTNPTITTVHQPVKQMAQKAVDVIVEKIQTKKYETKEIYEFPLQLIVRASTIGSELRKG; the protein is encoded by the coding sequence ATGGCGACGATTGAAGATGTCGCCAAGCTAACAGGGCTTTCACGGACGACGGTTTCGCGCGTCATTAACAATCACCCGTACGTGTCAGAAGAGAAACGAAAGCTCGTGCTTGAAGCGATGGAAAGGCTAGGGTATGTACCGAATTCATCGGCTAGAAGTTTGCGGAATCAAAAAACGAGCATTTTAGCGCTATTTATTCCGCGTATTACAAATCCTTTTTTCAGCGAGCTTGTGGAAGCGACAGAAATGGCAGCAGCAGAACATGGTTATCAGCTTATTATTTGTCAGACGCGCTATTCGCCAGAAAAAGAATTAAACTACATGAATTTATTAAAAACAAAACAAGTTGACGGGGTTATTTTAGCCTCCATTCAAAACGAGTGGAAAAAGCTGAAACCTTTTTTGCAATACGGGCCGATTGTCCTTTGCAATGAGTTTGATGATCGTGCAAACGTTCCAACCGTTCGGCTCGATCAAGTATACGGGGGATACATAGCGACAAAACATTTGCTCGAACAAGGCCATACGAAAATTGCCTATTGTTCCGGCGGTTATCGAAGCAATGTGGCAAAGTCGCGTGAAATCGGTTTTAAAAAGGCGCTGGCGGAGTATAAAGTTTCATTTCATGAGCAGTATGCTTTTCGCGATGCGTTTCATATCGCAGACGGGAATCGTGTATTCCATCAAATGATGGCGCTTTCAGAGCGACCGACGGCTGTATTCACCGGAAGCGATGAAGTGGCGGCCGGCATTATATCGGAAGCGGTGAAATGCGGCTATCGTATCCCTGAAGACTTAGCAGTCGTCGGTTTCGATAATCAAGCTATTACAGAGTTAACGAATCCGACAATTACGACGGTGCATCAACCGGTGAAACAAATGGCGCAAAAAGCAGTGGATGTGATCGTTGAAAAAATTCAAACAAAAAAATATGAAACAAAGGAAATTTACGAGTTTCCACTTCAGCTTATTGTGCGCGCATCAACGATTGGTAGCGAGCTTCGTAAAGGCTAA